Proteins from a genomic interval of Ptychodera flava strain L36383 chromosome 7, AS_Pfla_20210202, whole genome shotgun sequence:
- the LOC139137310 gene encoding sterile alpha motif domain-containing protein 11-like isoform X1 translates to MATDSVSSGSPDPTDNAAREPVKQEIKQEPQEDADVEKGEHRATSRNNDDENNNDHDDDDDDDDDDDDDDDEGDDDNDGDREMSKHEHRDRRNSAGNDDYSRNSSEDFNAEASDFPVRSTDDFKPALDDDGQPILEIECGENKAYLYLAKLCQGSKGQCISFKNAWLTPNEFQFVSGRETAKDWKRSIRHRGKCLKTLMNRGLLQTHPPICDCAACRVSTPVNRGRLADKRGTSAPTMVPSKRPSQNDYGGITITREITGPPGILERNRKGSFDGSNGGLQAIISHLHQASGSQLTNPNGRSSPSEQENSRKRTGDSENVSLAMKRRRSSSPQTDDDRDIHIDADDNSYEEQQRRIYELANSLEPQHLEHAKRTFQGNPISPTDSDRLSPTNFHQSSNLLSKQLHKSRKQSMPQHHDPETQGRGPTITLTYGSSKSTFPINRQNTYNGSRYSELASQHSTQERTSINRNGMYIELKSRHDLPFHQSGSHGNSSHSNQARATSDTAVINASSTPLESISNWTVDDVYQFVISLNGCAEYAQIFKDQAIDRETLPLLTEDHLLHNFGLKLGPALKIRLHVARRQGYCMYCRGSKYYDEMNQQ, encoded by the exons atggcaaccgaTTCCGTGTCGTCAGGATCACCTGATCCGACCGACAACGCTGCCCGCGAGCCAGTGAAGCAAGAAATCAAACAAGAACCTCAAGAAGACGCCGATGTGGAAAAGGGAGAGCACAGAGCAACTTCTAGAAACAACGACGACGAGAATAACAACgaccatgatgatgatgacgacgacgatgatgatgatgacgatgatgatgatgaaggggATGACGACAATGACGGGGATCGTGAAATGTCAAAGCATGAACATCGTGATCGTCGGAACAGCGCGGGTAATGACGACTACAGTAGAAATTCTAGCGAAGATTTCAATGCGGAG GCGTCTGATTTTCCAGTACGTTCTACGGACGACTTCAAGCCAGCCCTTGACGACGACGGGCAGCCTATACTGGAAATCGAATGCGGGGAAAACAAAGCATATCTTTATCTTGCCAAGCTTTGCCAAGGAAGTAAAGGCCAGTGCATTTCATTCAAG AATGCTTGGTTGACGCCAAACGAGTTTCAGTTTGTCAGTGGAAGGGAGACTGCCAAAGACTGGAAGAGGAGTATCCGCCATCGGGGCAaatgcttgaaaactttgatgaacAGGGGGCTTCTACAAACCCACCCTCCAATATGTGACTGTGCTGCCTGCCGCGTTAGCACGCCCGTG AACCGTGGACGTCTGGCTGACAAACGTGGCACATCGGCGCCAACTATGGTTCCAAGCAAACGACCAAGCCAGAATGACTACGGTGGAATTACAATCACGCGAGAAATCACGGGACCACCGGGTATCTTGGAAAGAAACCGAAAAGG AAGTTTTGATGGTTCAAACGGTGGACTACAAGCAATCATATCTCATTTACATCAAGCTAGTGGCTCACAGCTGACAAATCCCAACGGCCGATCATCGCCATCAGAACAGGAAAATAGCAGAAAGAGAACAGGTGACTCAGAGAATGTCAGTCTGGCCATGAAGAGAAGACGAAGTTCTTCACCACAGACAG ATGATGACAGAGATATTCATATTGACGCTGATGACAACAGCTATGAAGAGCAGCAAAGAAGAATTTATGAGTTGGCAAATTCACTGGAACCTCAACATCTCG AGCATGCGAAACGAACATTTCAGGGAAATCCGATTTCACCAACAGATTCTGACAGACTGTCCCCgaccaactttcatcaatcatcaAATTTACTCAGCAAGCAGTTGCACAAATCACGTAAACAGAGTATGCCCCAGCATCACGACCCCGAG ACACAAGGACGTGGTCCAACAATTACACTGACCTATGGTTCATCCAAATCAACATTCCCAATCAACAGACAGAACACTTACAATGGAAG CAGGTACTCTGAGCTTGCTTCACAGCACAGCACCCAAGAGCGGACCAGCATTAACAGAAATGGCATGTACATCGAACTGAAAAGCAGGCACGACTTGCCGTTCCACCAGAGCGGTTCCCATGGTAACAGTTCCCATAGCAACCAAGCAAGAGCCACTTCTGACACAGCTGTCATCAATGCTAGTTCTACGCCGTTGGAGAGTATCTCTAATTGGACGGTCGATGATGTGTATCAGTTTGTCATCTCACTGAATGGATGTGCAGAGTACGCCCAG ATATTCAAAGACCAAGCAATTGATCGAGAGACACTGCCACTACTCACTGAGGATCATTTACTTCACAACTTTGGACTTAAACTTGGACCAGCTCTGAAAATCAGACTGCATGTTGCTAGGCGACAGGGTTACTGCATGTATTGCCGTGGCAGCAAGTATTACGATGAGATGAACCAGCAGTAG
- the LOC139137310 gene encoding sterile alpha motif domain-containing protein 11-like isoform X3, with protein MATDSVSSGSPDPTDNAAREPVKQEIKQEPQEDADVEKGEHRATSRNNDDENNNDHDDDDDDDDDDDDDDDEGDDDNDGDREMSKHEHRDRRNSAGNDDYSRNSSEDFNAEASDFPVRSTDDFKPALDDDGQPILEIECGENKAYLYLAKLCQGSKGQCISFKNAWLTPNEFQFVSGRETAKDWKRSIRHRGKCLKTLMNRGLLQTHPPICDCAACRVSTPVNRGRLADKRGTSAPTMVPSKRPSQNDYGGITITREITGPPGILERNRKGSFDGSNGGLQAIISHLHQASGSQLTNPNGRSSPSEQENSRKRTGDSENVSLAMKRRRSSSPQTDDDRDIHIDADDNSYEEQQRRIYELANSLEPQHLDSDRLSPTNFHQSSNLLSKQLHKSRKQSMPQHHDPETQGRGPTITLTYGSSKSTFPINRQNTYNGSRYSELASQHSTQERTSINRNGMYIELKSRHDLPFHQSGSHGNSSHSNQARATSDTAVINASSTPLESISNWTVDDVYQFVISLNGCAEYAQIFKDQAIDRETLPLLTEDHLLHNFGLKLGPALKIRLHVARRQGYCMYCRGSKYYDEMNQQ; from the exons atggcaaccgaTTCCGTGTCGTCAGGATCACCTGATCCGACCGACAACGCTGCCCGCGAGCCAGTGAAGCAAGAAATCAAACAAGAACCTCAAGAAGACGCCGATGTGGAAAAGGGAGAGCACAGAGCAACTTCTAGAAACAACGACGACGAGAATAACAACgaccatgatgatgatgacgacgacgatgatgatgatgacgatgatgatgatgaaggggATGACGACAATGACGGGGATCGTGAAATGTCAAAGCATGAACATCGTGATCGTCGGAACAGCGCGGGTAATGACGACTACAGTAGAAATTCTAGCGAAGATTTCAATGCGGAG GCGTCTGATTTTCCAGTACGTTCTACGGACGACTTCAAGCCAGCCCTTGACGACGACGGGCAGCCTATACTGGAAATCGAATGCGGGGAAAACAAAGCATATCTTTATCTTGCCAAGCTTTGCCAAGGAAGTAAAGGCCAGTGCATTTCATTCAAG AATGCTTGGTTGACGCCAAACGAGTTTCAGTTTGTCAGTGGAAGGGAGACTGCCAAAGACTGGAAGAGGAGTATCCGCCATCGGGGCAaatgcttgaaaactttgatgaacAGGGGGCTTCTACAAACCCACCCTCCAATATGTGACTGTGCTGCCTGCCGCGTTAGCACGCCCGTG AACCGTGGACGTCTGGCTGACAAACGTGGCACATCGGCGCCAACTATGGTTCCAAGCAAACGACCAAGCCAGAATGACTACGGTGGAATTACAATCACGCGAGAAATCACGGGACCACCGGGTATCTTGGAAAGAAACCGAAAAGG AAGTTTTGATGGTTCAAACGGTGGACTACAAGCAATCATATCTCATTTACATCAAGCTAGTGGCTCACAGCTGACAAATCCCAACGGCCGATCATCGCCATCAGAACAGGAAAATAGCAGAAAGAGAACAGGTGACTCAGAGAATGTCAGTCTGGCCATGAAGAGAAGACGAAGTTCTTCACCACAGACAG ATGATGACAGAGATATTCATATTGACGCTGATGACAACAGCTATGAAGAGCAGCAAAGAAGAATTTATGAGTTGGCAAATTCACTGGAACCTCAACATCTCG ATTCTGACAGACTGTCCCCgaccaactttcatcaatcatcaAATTTACTCAGCAAGCAGTTGCACAAATCACGTAAACAGAGTATGCCCCAGCATCACGACCCCGAG ACACAAGGACGTGGTCCAACAATTACACTGACCTATGGTTCATCCAAATCAACATTCCCAATCAACAGACAGAACACTTACAATGGAAG CAGGTACTCTGAGCTTGCTTCACAGCACAGCACCCAAGAGCGGACCAGCATTAACAGAAATGGCATGTACATCGAACTGAAAAGCAGGCACGACTTGCCGTTCCACCAGAGCGGTTCCCATGGTAACAGTTCCCATAGCAACCAAGCAAGAGCCACTTCTGACACAGCTGTCATCAATGCTAGTTCTACGCCGTTGGAGAGTATCTCTAATTGGACGGTCGATGATGTGTATCAGTTTGTCATCTCACTGAATGGATGTGCAGAGTACGCCCAG ATATTCAAAGACCAAGCAATTGATCGAGAGACACTGCCACTACTCACTGAGGATCATTTACTTCACAACTTTGGACTTAAACTTGGACCAGCTCTGAAAATCAGACTGCATGTTGCTAGGCGACAGGGTTACTGCATGTATTGCCGTGGCAGCAAGTATTACGATGAGATGAACCAGCAGTAG
- the LOC139137310 gene encoding sterile alpha motif domain-containing protein 11-like isoform X4, whose amino-acid sequence MATDSVSSGSPDPTDNAAREPVKQEIKQEPQEDADVEKGEHRATSRNNDDENNNDHDDDDDDDDDDDDDDDEGDDDNDGDREMSKHEHRDRRNSAGNDDYSRNSSEDFNAEASDFPVRSTDDFKPALDDDGQPILEIECGENKAYLYLAKLCQGSKGQCISFKNAWLTPNEFQFVSGRETAKDWKRSIRHRGKCLKTLMNRGLLQTHPPICDCAACRVSTPVNRGRLADKRGTSAPTMVPSKRPSQNDYGGITITREITGPPGILERNRKGSFDGSNGGLQAIISHLHQASGSQLTNPNGRSSPSEQENSRKRTGDSENVSLAMKRRRSSSPQTDDDRDIHIDADDNSYEEQQRRIYELANSLEPQHLDSDRLSPTNFHQSSNLLSKQLHKSRKQSMPQHHDPETQGRGPTITLTYGSSKSTFPINRQNTYNGRYSELASQHSTQERTSINRNGMYIELKSRHDLPFHQSGSHGNSSHSNQARATSDTAVINASSTPLESISNWTVDDVYQFVISLNGCAEYAQIFKDQAIDRETLPLLTEDHLLHNFGLKLGPALKIRLHVARRQGYCMYCRGSKYYDEMNQQ is encoded by the exons atggcaaccgaTTCCGTGTCGTCAGGATCACCTGATCCGACCGACAACGCTGCCCGCGAGCCAGTGAAGCAAGAAATCAAACAAGAACCTCAAGAAGACGCCGATGTGGAAAAGGGAGAGCACAGAGCAACTTCTAGAAACAACGACGACGAGAATAACAACgaccatgatgatgatgacgacgacgatgatgatgatgacgatgatgatgatgaaggggATGACGACAATGACGGGGATCGTGAAATGTCAAAGCATGAACATCGTGATCGTCGGAACAGCGCGGGTAATGACGACTACAGTAGAAATTCTAGCGAAGATTTCAATGCGGAG GCGTCTGATTTTCCAGTACGTTCTACGGACGACTTCAAGCCAGCCCTTGACGACGACGGGCAGCCTATACTGGAAATCGAATGCGGGGAAAACAAAGCATATCTTTATCTTGCCAAGCTTTGCCAAGGAAGTAAAGGCCAGTGCATTTCATTCAAG AATGCTTGGTTGACGCCAAACGAGTTTCAGTTTGTCAGTGGAAGGGAGACTGCCAAAGACTGGAAGAGGAGTATCCGCCATCGGGGCAaatgcttgaaaactttgatgaacAGGGGGCTTCTACAAACCCACCCTCCAATATGTGACTGTGCTGCCTGCCGCGTTAGCACGCCCGTG AACCGTGGACGTCTGGCTGACAAACGTGGCACATCGGCGCCAACTATGGTTCCAAGCAAACGACCAAGCCAGAATGACTACGGTGGAATTACAATCACGCGAGAAATCACGGGACCACCGGGTATCTTGGAAAGAAACCGAAAAGG AAGTTTTGATGGTTCAAACGGTGGACTACAAGCAATCATATCTCATTTACATCAAGCTAGTGGCTCACAGCTGACAAATCCCAACGGCCGATCATCGCCATCAGAACAGGAAAATAGCAGAAAGAGAACAGGTGACTCAGAGAATGTCAGTCTGGCCATGAAGAGAAGACGAAGTTCTTCACCACAGACAG ATGATGACAGAGATATTCATATTGACGCTGATGACAACAGCTATGAAGAGCAGCAAAGAAGAATTTATGAGTTGGCAAATTCACTGGAACCTCAACATCTCG ATTCTGACAGACTGTCCCCgaccaactttcatcaatcatcaAATTTACTCAGCAAGCAGTTGCACAAATCACGTAAACAGAGTATGCCCCAGCATCACGACCCCGAG ACACAAGGACGTGGTCCAACAATTACACTGACCTATGGTTCATCCAAATCAACATTCCCAATCAACAGACAGAACACTTACAATGGAAG GTACTCTGAGCTTGCTTCACAGCACAGCACCCAAGAGCGGACCAGCATTAACAGAAATGGCATGTACATCGAACTGAAAAGCAGGCACGACTTGCCGTTCCACCAGAGCGGTTCCCATGGTAACAGTTCCCATAGCAACCAAGCAAGAGCCACTTCTGACACAGCTGTCATCAATGCTAGTTCTACGCCGTTGGAGAGTATCTCTAATTGGACGGTCGATGATGTGTATCAGTTTGTCATCTCACTGAATGGATGTGCAGAGTACGCCCAG ATATTCAAAGACCAAGCAATTGATCGAGAGACACTGCCACTACTCACTGAGGATCATTTACTTCACAACTTTGGACTTAAACTTGGACCAGCTCTGAAAATCAGACTGCATGTTGCTAGGCGACAGGGTTACTGCATGTATTGCCGTGGCAGCAAGTATTACGATGAGATGAACCAGCAGTAG
- the LOC139137310 gene encoding sterile alpha motif domain-containing protein 11-like isoform X2, which yields MATDSVSSGSPDPTDNAAREPVKQEIKQEPQEDADVEKGEHRATSRNNDDENNNDHDDDDDDDDDDDDDDDEGDDDNDGDREMSKHEHRDRRNSAGNDDYSRNSSEDFNAEASDFPVRSTDDFKPALDDDGQPILEIECGENKAYLYLAKLCQGSKGQCISFKNAWLTPNEFQFVSGRETAKDWKRSIRHRGKCLKTLMNRGLLQTHPPICDCAACRVSTPVNRGRLADKRGTSAPTMVPSKRPSQNDYGGITITREITGPPGILERNRKGSFDGSNGGLQAIISHLHQASGSQLTNPNGRSSPSEQENSRKRTGDSENVSLAMKRRRSSSPQTDDDRDIHIDADDNSYEEQQRRIYELANSLEPQHLEHAKRTFQGNPISPTDSDRLSPTNFHQSSNLLSKQLHKSRKQSMPQHHDPETQGRGPTITLTYGSSKSTFPINRQNTYNGRYSELASQHSTQERTSINRNGMYIELKSRHDLPFHQSGSHGNSSHSNQARATSDTAVINASSTPLESISNWTVDDVYQFVISLNGCAEYAQIFKDQAIDRETLPLLTEDHLLHNFGLKLGPALKIRLHVARRQGYCMYCRGSKYYDEMNQQ from the exons atggcaaccgaTTCCGTGTCGTCAGGATCACCTGATCCGACCGACAACGCTGCCCGCGAGCCAGTGAAGCAAGAAATCAAACAAGAACCTCAAGAAGACGCCGATGTGGAAAAGGGAGAGCACAGAGCAACTTCTAGAAACAACGACGACGAGAATAACAACgaccatgatgatgatgacgacgacgatgatgatgatgacgatgatgatgatgaaggggATGACGACAATGACGGGGATCGTGAAATGTCAAAGCATGAACATCGTGATCGTCGGAACAGCGCGGGTAATGACGACTACAGTAGAAATTCTAGCGAAGATTTCAATGCGGAG GCGTCTGATTTTCCAGTACGTTCTACGGACGACTTCAAGCCAGCCCTTGACGACGACGGGCAGCCTATACTGGAAATCGAATGCGGGGAAAACAAAGCATATCTTTATCTTGCCAAGCTTTGCCAAGGAAGTAAAGGCCAGTGCATTTCATTCAAG AATGCTTGGTTGACGCCAAACGAGTTTCAGTTTGTCAGTGGAAGGGAGACTGCCAAAGACTGGAAGAGGAGTATCCGCCATCGGGGCAaatgcttgaaaactttgatgaacAGGGGGCTTCTACAAACCCACCCTCCAATATGTGACTGTGCTGCCTGCCGCGTTAGCACGCCCGTG AACCGTGGACGTCTGGCTGACAAACGTGGCACATCGGCGCCAACTATGGTTCCAAGCAAACGACCAAGCCAGAATGACTACGGTGGAATTACAATCACGCGAGAAATCACGGGACCACCGGGTATCTTGGAAAGAAACCGAAAAGG AAGTTTTGATGGTTCAAACGGTGGACTACAAGCAATCATATCTCATTTACATCAAGCTAGTGGCTCACAGCTGACAAATCCCAACGGCCGATCATCGCCATCAGAACAGGAAAATAGCAGAAAGAGAACAGGTGACTCAGAGAATGTCAGTCTGGCCATGAAGAGAAGACGAAGTTCTTCACCACAGACAG ATGATGACAGAGATATTCATATTGACGCTGATGACAACAGCTATGAAGAGCAGCAAAGAAGAATTTATGAGTTGGCAAATTCACTGGAACCTCAACATCTCG AGCATGCGAAACGAACATTTCAGGGAAATCCGATTTCACCAACAGATTCTGACAGACTGTCCCCgaccaactttcatcaatcatcaAATTTACTCAGCAAGCAGTTGCACAAATCACGTAAACAGAGTATGCCCCAGCATCACGACCCCGAG ACACAAGGACGTGGTCCAACAATTACACTGACCTATGGTTCATCCAAATCAACATTCCCAATCAACAGACAGAACACTTACAATGGAAG GTACTCTGAGCTTGCTTCACAGCACAGCACCCAAGAGCGGACCAGCATTAACAGAAATGGCATGTACATCGAACTGAAAAGCAGGCACGACTTGCCGTTCCACCAGAGCGGTTCCCATGGTAACAGTTCCCATAGCAACCAAGCAAGAGCCACTTCTGACACAGCTGTCATCAATGCTAGTTCTACGCCGTTGGAGAGTATCTCTAATTGGACGGTCGATGATGTGTATCAGTTTGTCATCTCACTGAATGGATGTGCAGAGTACGCCCAG ATATTCAAAGACCAAGCAATTGATCGAGAGACACTGCCACTACTCACTGAGGATCATTTACTTCACAACTTTGGACTTAAACTTGGACCAGCTCTGAAAATCAGACTGCATGTTGCTAGGCGACAGGGTTACTGCATGTATTGCCGTGGCAGCAAGTATTACGATGAGATGAACCAGCAGTAG